In Motilibacter aurantiacus, the sequence GGCAAGGTCGGCGTGCTCTCCCTGCACCAGGGCTGCGGGCTGACCAACGCGCTCACCGGCATCACCGAGGCCGCGAAGAGCCGCACCCCGCTGGTGGTGCTCGCCGCCGAGGCGACGTCCCCCCGGTCGAACTTCGCGGTGGACCAGGACGCGCTCGCGGCCGCGGTCGGCGCGGCCCCGGAGCGGGTGGCCTCCGGGGGGAGCGCCGTCCAGGACGTGATGCGAGCGTTCCGTCGCGCTCGGGACGAGCGGCGCACGGTGGTGCTGAACCTCCCGCTGGACGTGCAGGCCGAGCTGTCCGGCCGGCTGCCCGAGGCCGCGGTCGCGGGCCTGCCGCCCGGCCCGCAGCCGCTGCGCCCGCGCCCCCAGGACGTCGCCCGGCTCGCCGACGCCCTCGCGGCGGCGGACCGCCCGGTGTTCATCGCCGGGCGGGGCGCCCGGTCGCCCGCCGCTCGCGACCGGCTGCTCGAGCTCGCCGACGCGACCGGCGCGCTCGTCGCCACGTCCGCGGTCAGCAAGGGCCTCTTCGCGTCGAGCCCGTGGTCCCTCGACGTGTCCGGCGGGTTCGCGTCCCCGCTCGCGGCCGAGCTGATCGCGGGCTCGGACCTCGTCGTCGGCTGGGGCTGCTCGCTCAACATGTGGACGCTGCGCCACGGCCGGCTCATCGGCCCGGGCGCCGCCGTCGCGCAGGTCGACGCCGACCCCGCCGCGCTCGGGGCCTACGTGCCCGTCCGCGTCGGCGTCGTCGGTGACGTGGCGGTCACCGCCGCCGCGGTCACGCACGAGCTGCAGGCCCGGTTCCGCCAGGCCCGCGGCTGGCGGACCGCAGTCCTGCGCGACCGGCTGTCCCGGCGCATCCGCTGGCGGGACGTGGCGTACGACGACGGCAGCGCGCGCGGGCGCATCGACCCGCGGACGCTCACCATCGCCCTCGACGACCTGCTTCCCGCCGAACGCGTCGTGGCCGTCGACTCCGGCAACTTCATGGGCTACCCGAGCATGTTCCTCTCGGTCCCCGACGAGAACGGCTTCTGCTTCACCCAGGCGTTCCAGTCGGTCGGGCTCGGCCTCGCGACGGCCATCGGGGCGGCGCTGGCCCGGCCGGACCGGCTGCCGGTCGCGGCGCTGGGCGACGGCGGGGCGTTGATGGGCGCCTCCGAGCTCGAGACGGCCGTCCGGCTCGGGCTCGGCATGGTCGTGGTGGTCTACGACGACGCGGCGTACGGCGCCGAGGTGCACCACTTCGGGCCCGACGGCCACCCGCTCGACAACGTCCAGTTCCCGGAGGCCGACATCGCCGCGATCGGCCGCGGGTTCGGGTGCGAGGCCGTCACCGTGCGCTCGCGCGAGGACCTCAGGGGCGTGCGGGAGTGGCTCGAGGGGCCTCGGGACCGGCCGCTGCTGCTCGACGCGAAGGTGACGCGCGACCGGGCCTCGTGGTGGTTGGACGAGGCGTTCCGCGGGCACTGACCGGCCTGTCGGCCCGAGGGGGCGGACCGGCCGGGGAGCCGTCGTCGGCACGCGCCAGGGCGGCCTGCGGGGCTGTACGGTCGAAGCCATGCAATGCCGTCGGTCAGAGCTCCCGGAGGGACGACGCGGATGAGGACGGGCATCGACACGGAGCACCTCGTGCCCTCCGTCCGCCCCCAGGACGACCTGTTCCGCCACGTCAACGGCAAGTGGCTGGACGAGGCCGAGATCCCTGCCGACCGGGCCTTCGACGGGGTCTTCTACCACCTGCGGGACGCCGCGGAGGAGTCGCTGCGCGCGATCCTCGAGGCCGCGGCCGCGTCCGACGCGCCCGCTGGAAGCGAGCAGCGCAAGATCGGCGACCTCTACGCCAGCTTCCTCGACGCGGAGCGGGCCGAGCGCCTCGGGGCCGGGCCGATCGCGGGCGACCTCGCCCGGTCGCTCGCCCTGCCGGACCGCGCGGCGCTCGTGCGCACGCTCGGGGAGCTCGCCCGCGGCGGGGTCATGGGCCCGTTCGTGATGTGGGTCAACACCGACGCCCGGCAGTCGGACCGCTACGTGCTCTACGTGGGCCAGGCCGGCCTGGGGCTCCCGGACGAGTCGTACTACCGGGACGACAAGTTCGCCGAGATCCGCGAGGCCTACGTCCTGCACGTCACGCGGATGCTGGAGCTGGCCGGCGTCCCCGACCCCAAGGCCGCGGCGCAGCGCGTCTACGAGCTCGAGGCCCGGCTCGCCGGGTCCCACTGGGACCGGGTGAGCAACCGCGACGCGGAGAAGACGTACAACAAGGTGGACCGGGCCGGGCTGGCCGCGCTCACCCCGGGCTTCGACTGGGCCGCGTGGGCCGACGCTCTCGGCGCCCCCGCGTCGCTGCTCGACGAGGTCATCGTCCGCCAACCGTCCTA encodes:
- a CDS encoding thiamine pyrophosphate-binding protein — encoded protein: MLVAEAVGRTLALLGCDTVFGVVGSGNFHVTNALVAEGARFVAARHEGGAATMADAYARTSGKVGVLSLHQGCGLTNALTGITEAAKSRTPLVVLAAEATSPRSNFAVDQDALAAAVGAAPERVASGGSAVQDVMRAFRRARDERRTVVLNLPLDVQAELSGRLPEAAVAGLPPGPQPLRPRPQDVARLADALAAADRPVFIAGRGARSPAARDRLLELADATGALVATSAVSKGLFASSPWSLDVSGGFASPLAAELIAGSDLVVGWGCSLNMWTLRHGRLIGPGAAVAQVDADPAALGAYVPVRVGVVGDVAVTAAAVTHELQARFRQARGWRTAVLRDRLSRRIRWRDVAYDDGSARGRIDPRTLTIALDDLLPAERVVAVDSGNFMGYPSMFLSVPDENGFCFTQAFQSVGLGLATAIGAALARPDRLPVAALGDGGALMGASELETAVRLGLGMVVVVYDDAAYGAEVHHFGPDGHPLDNVQFPEADIAAIGRGFGCEAVTVRSREDLRGVREWLEGPRDRPLLLDAKVTRDRASWWLDEAFRGH